In Salvia miltiorrhiza cultivar Shanhuang (shh) chromosome 4, IMPLAD_Smil_shh, whole genome shotgun sequence, the DNA window TACTGGGGAGAAACATAATTTAGGAAAATGAAGTATAAGAATTACAtgctacataactcattagCAACACTATCGAAATCTAGAGCTATTTCATCTGCCTTTGCATATTTGAATCATTGTTCTAAGCGAGGCAAAAGCTTATAGTTTGAGTTGCCAAGAAATCCTAATCCTATGTAGTATGTACAAGTGTTGAAACATGTCTTATTCTTTCTAATGTGAAGTGTAGCAAAATGTGGAGATAATGTGTGGCAAATGTACGAGTTCGCTAACTACGCTTTACTAATTTTCTGTTCAGGTTGAAGTGAAAATTGACAAGTCAGAAATAAAAACTGACAGCTCGGCAGAAAGTGggaattttttcaaaatatctgaAGACAAGTTTATTGCAAGCTTCACCGTTGAGGCTGAAATTTTTGATTCAGAGAGTTGGTACTCCAGCAATGAACATCCCAATCTGCCAAGTACAAGCGTGGCTCGTCTAGAATTAACGAATTCTGTTGATTATTACCTTGGCTTCATAGGATATCAACTTAAAGGGAAATTGCAGATGCCCAAGCTGTGGACTGCCGAGCATGTAAGTATATTTTGACCTAGAATTTATATAAGCTTTCTACCTGCAGTATGTAGCTAATTATCCATCACCACGTAATTATATAACTATACAGGACTCTGTTTTTTGCGAactcctcagggcataaaagcaACCTGGTTCCTTTGCAtgtagagaattctagaaataTCATCAATTTTAGTAattgcttctatgttcttttGAATATGCTCATGCTAGTGAATTCAAGTATAAAAAAGTTGACACCGAACAGATTTTGCTGAACAAAATGTCAGTTTTGAGAATATAACCTTGGCACCTTGCTGCATACTGTACCATGCTGGAGAAGCTAGATCAGGAATCATGCATCCATGGATACCTAAATATGTTTATGAAATCTCATTATCTCAGAAGTTTAAACAGTCATCTATTGAGTAACCGTCGTTCAGCCATGCTGCTCTAGTCCCAGAAACTTCAATTGACACGAGATTTATCTTAGGTCATCTCATTGATAAGATAGGTATATTTCTGCCAATGTGTTTACTTGATCCCATCAATAGTTAACCCAAGTATACATGCATAGctgaatttcataaatttataatttcttttgttGGACTTCTTATCATTAATTTGTATTATGACAGCCAAATCTTTACACTCTTGTTGTCACCCTTAAAGATGCATCTGGGAACATTGTTGATTGTGAATCATGCCAAGTTGGTATAAGGCAAATATCAAAAGCCCCAAAACAACTCCTTGTAAATGGACAACCTGTGATGATAAGAGGGGTGAACAGGCATGAACACCACCCTCGTCTCGGTAAAACAAACTTGGAGTCCTGCATGGTTCAGGTAATGGATCTTTTATTTCTGAGTGTCTATGCCTGCTTGCCTTTTCATAGATCTGGTGCAATGCTCACTGACATGCTTGTTTTTGTTTAGGATTTGATTGTGATGAAGCAAAACAATATGAACGCTGTCAGAAACAGCCATTACCCTCAACATCAAAGGTGGTATGAGTTGTGCGATCTGTTCGGCATGTACATGATTGATGAGGCCAATATTGAAACGCATGGTTTTCATCTTTCCTCCAATGTAAGGCATCCTACTAGTGAACCAATTTGGGCCGCTTCCATGTTGGATCGAGTTATAGGAATGGTTGATAGGGACAAAAACCATGCTTGCATCATTTCTTGGTCTTTAGGAAATGAGTCAAGCTATGGGCCCAATCATGCTGCACTTGCAGGTACCTTTTTTTCCCTACTTTAGTCTTGCTTGGCCTTGACTGTTTTTAAATATATTGCAAAGTTGCATGCCTCCGTAAGCACTTTGTCAGCTGGCTGTCTACTCCCTCCCTCAATATGTTTGGATAAAGTGTCCTATGCCTGATCTTGAATTCTTTACAAACATCATTGTTTGAAATTGAGTAAATTTTAAACTAGCTTCAGCTTCATATAGCTCTTAACCTGAATCATAGTGACAATTAAATTACTAGTGGAAATTAAACTGCAACTATTTCATAGTTTCTCACATCAATCTGCTTCTGATATTGTGGTTTCTGTAATATTTTCATGAGACGCCTTGTGAGGAGCAGAATGGCCACAAAATACACCACTATTTAGGTTTTGGAGAACAGAAATActtaaaaagaaataattatagTGATATCCTGGAAACTTGTGATCACATTTGTGTTTATCAGGAATGTGTTATGAGTTATTGTAAGTGTGATTGTTTTCATAGTTGTTCATTCATTCATCTCTGATGTTTCTGGTATGAGACCACTCTTTGTCCTCTTAATTAAAGTTTTTAGACAGTTGATATGTTCATAAAGGTTAACATGCATGAGTCAGCTCAATATTTTCTGGTCATTTGGTAATCAAGATTGAGGATTAGCTTTAGTAGTTTGAATATGACTTTATTCAATTTTAGGTTGGGTTCGAGGTAAGGATTCAACTAGGGTCTTACACTATGAAGGTGGGGGAGCCAGAACATCTTCAACAGATATTGTTTGCCCCATGTACATGCGTGTTTGGGATATGGTTAAGATCGCTCAAGATCCAGATGAATTACGTCCGTTGATACTGTGCGAGTAAGTTCCTCTATTTTTTAAATGCTCGTCTCTAGAAATAGAATGATTTTTCCACCCAATCTCATACAAATACTGATTGAGATGCTAAAAAACTGCCAGATATTCACATTCAATGGGGAACAGCACCGGGAATATTCAAGAATACTGGGAAGCAATTGATAGCACATTTGGTCTCCAGGGAGGCTTTATCTGGGATTGGGTTGATCAGGTTCATATCTTATTAAGTTTTACTGTATGCCGCCTTTAATTAACCATGCTTGATTTAAAAGATTCAACTATATGTTGTATATCAGAGAAAGTCAGGAAGTTAGTGCAAAAAGATGCATGTCATAAGCAAATTCATCCTTTACTATTTCTTCAAAGACGAAATGATGCAATTTGAAGTTGTAAAAGATGATGTGATGGCTAAAGTTTATCAAAAGAGGGGAATAGTGGGATGGAAGCTTTGCCAGCGAATGTTATCTGTGCTTACAAGGTTGTTTTCTAATTGAATATGGAGGGTGTGAAGGACTTTTAGTTGAAAATAAAGCAATCTTATCTCTAATAACTAGATATTGCTTTCAAAATCTGGGTTTGCATTGCTACATTTTGGAGGTAAATTGAGAAAGATGGAAGCATTTAGTATTTACAATAACAACCATTTATGATTCCTTTCTTGTGAGTTAtataattactatttttttttgttctctaAAGGCACTACTGAAGGAGAGTGCAGATGGTACCAAACACTGGGCATATGGAGGCGATTTCGGAGATACCCCTAATGATCTGAACTTCTGTCTCAATGGCCTTGTATGGCCAGATAGAAGCCCACATCCAGCTCTGCATGGTAATGAGTTCTCATCTTCCATCATGACATAATTTTTAAGTAGTGATCTTTATTCGATTCCTTTTTCGTAATTTTCAGAGGTGAAATTTGTATACCAGCCCATCAAGGTTTCACTTATGGAAGGGATAGTTAAGGTGGTAGCTTATATAATCATGTCATTTTCATATTTCCTTCTTAATCATACTCTTGGAACTGAAGTTCACTTTGTAGGTTACAAACACACACTTCTTTTCTACAACGCAAGATGTGGCATTCCATTGGGTGGTGCATGGGGATGGAAGTGAGCTAGGTTCAGGGATCCTCAGCCTTCCCACTATAGATCCCCAGAAAAGTTATGACATGAAATGGGAGGCTGGTCCTTGGTATGACCCATGGTGTACTTCAGATGCAACAGAATCTTTTTTGACAATTACTGTAAAGCTCTTGAGCTCCACTCGCTGGGCTGAAGCTGGCCATATAGTTTCGTCTGCACAAGTCCAACTGCCAGTAAAACAAAACATTGTTCCTCATGTAGGTGTTCTTGCTGTAATTGGCGATGGCCTCTGGAACTTTTCATGGTTGTGTAATTATTTACTAATATTTGATGAATGTTATGCTTTTCAGATCATTGATGCCAACCAGCATGCCTTGTTTACTCAAGTTCTTGATGATTCTATAGAAGTTAACAATTCAAAGCACTGGGGGATCAAGTTTAACAAACAAACTGGAGTTATCGAGAGCTGGAAGGTAATGTAACATCGAGCTACACTATATTCCGTGCTATCATTTCCTCTGTAACATTTTGGACATGCTTATATGCGTAGCTAAGCATGTCCTATATGTGATATGTTGTTCACATGAAATTCCAGTGTATGCAGCCATGCTGTGTGACAAACATAAAATATTGCGTATTAACCCTTCTGTGCAATGGAATGAACGATAGGTGGATGAGGTCCTGGTAATGAGCAAAGGTATACAGCCATGCTTTTGGAGAGCACCCACGGATAATGACAAGGGGGGTGACACAGAAAGTTATCTTTCTAAGTGGAAACTTGTGAAACTGAACGATTTGACTTTTGTGACTGAGAGTTGCACGGTTGTTGATGTTTCAGAGAATCTAGTGAAAATTGCCATAGTCTATCTTAGCATACCTAATGATGCAGATAAAAACTCATGTCAATCAGAAGCATGTTTATTCAAGGTTGATCTGTTATACTCAATTTACGGTTCCGGAGATGTTGTACTGGAATGCCATGTAAAACCAAATTCTGATCTACCACCTTTGCCTCGAGTGGGGATTGAGTTTCACTTGGACAAATCACTAGACCAGATCCAATGGTATGGCAGAGGACCTTTTGAGTGCTATCCTGATCGAAAAGCGGCTGCACATGTTGGCTTGTACAAGCAGGATGTTTGTAGCTTGCACGTACCATACATAGTTCCAGTTGAATGTTCGGGAAGGGCAGATGTTAGGTGGGTAACATTTCAGAACAAGAACGGTCGTGGGATTTATGCTTCCACATACGGAGGGTCTCCACCGATGCAACTGAATGCAAGTTACTACGGCACTGCTGAGCTTGAGAGGGCAACTCACCATGAGAAACTAGTTAAGAGAGATGACATTGAGGTACTGCTCTCTTTGCCCATCTCCTATATAATTTCCATCTTCTCCTAGTCAATTCTTTACTGTTTATGTTCCCACAAAACCATCATGTGTATTCGAAAGAGAGAAAGGAGCCATAGGATAGGCCTTAACAAACTCTTTGGTGATCAGAGCATTTCTCATTGACATTCTTTAGATGACTCAAGGTCTCTGGACAACGACAACCATAAACGTGTGGTTGTCTTGCCCAATGACCTTGAGTCCTAGGACGTCTGTATCCAAATTTGTTGGTGACATTGGTGATTGCACAGGTGCATCTTGACCACAAGCACATGGGTATAGGCGGAGACGACAGCTGGTCTCCTTGTGTCCATGAGAAATATCTTGTGCCTGCTGTGCCTTACTCATTCACCATCAGGTTATCCCCTCTGATTGCTCCCACTTCAGGCCAATCCATTTACAGATCCCAGCTCCAAGTTAAGTGAATTTGCATACTTTGTTTTCGTCTTACGTTTTATTTTCGTACTTTGTCACATGCCCTCTCTAATAAGATGAGCCATCATCAATAGCTTCATGTAGTTCTGTTGAGAATAAAGTGTGTTTAATTCCATTTTCCATAGTTTTTGGACGTTTGCTTCGTTGTTGCCTTTGTGGAAAAAAGCTACGCTTTGCTGTTGTATCAAGTATCGCAGAAGACATACTAACTCAGAGTATGTATATAATACATTATACTttctattaatttcttttggaagataaaaaataaaaaatattttttcaattatgtCACTAGAGCAAGCTTACGTGTTATTTCAtccaaaaattaattataaaggtGGAATTGATGTTTTCAATGCGAAATTTGGATGAAATACACCGTCTCTGAGTCTCTGACATGCCATGACAAGCTAGTGGCTTGTTTAAGGCTTCGTTTAAAAACGGCCACTTTCTTTTCTTCTAGATTAGGGGTGGATCGGTACGGTATGCcgaaaattttccatcataccgtataccataccgtaaattgcggtatgagaattttcataccgttgccgtaccgtactcttcggtataccgaagatcGGTATACCGCAAATTTCGGTATGAGAATTTCCATACCGTTTTCGTACCGATagtgcggtataccataccgaaagtcggtataccataccttacggtatattgaaattattagtatattaatatcaatatatgtaatatataatatgtatatagttttttattatatataacataatatatacgtaaccctataacttttaaaattattttagtacactataattaagttaaattatcaaattagataacaatgaaattatatatattatgtatctaatattgcacttaataaatagttatattattatttatctttttatgagatatattgttaaataatgcattatattatttttatttttattcaaggatttaatgagtattgaataataatttaatgaaaatatagtaagtatttcattgtttgatattaattgcttttatttatattaggaaaataacataattatatatttttttcccttaattaaatgaatcaaatatttttggttCAGTTTGGTATTCAATTCAAAGTTTTTATATTCGAATACAAAATTTTGTGATTAACTCGAATACAAATATGAATATTTGTTTGATTTGATTGGTTATcaaatattatttgaaaatcATAATGCTCGATTcagtatttaaaaataaagaataaaatagatataaagtaaaataaacaaaaaattaatatttacttagataaaaaataatattaatcaaaGCATTAAAATCATtgatttaaaattcaatttatacgaaagtatttcatattttgagttaaatagTAAGAAGTCAAATGAAATAGTAGGAAGTATTTtgatttatattgtttaaacTATACTTGTAAAAATTGAAACGGATATTTGATTCGATTCGAATATTCGCGAATCAGTGTACGAATCAAATATGAAtagcaaataaaatttaaaagaaattcgAGTAACCATTGGAATATGCAATTATTTTTACGAATGTGAATCGAATCCAATAATATTCGCTTCAATTCGATTTGTTTACTTTACATCCGTAGAATTAACTTATTCTAAAATTATAGTTATAGTCTACAcatataatataactatatagcTCACACATATATGTTATATAttctaatttactatatattgaTATTCTAGTTTCATCAATAACCTAGTAGATCTTGTAATTATTGTTTGAGTTTTAtatttaatcaatttatttacttttcaaaatttacttatgacttattattatctattagtttattttttttataacataATGTAACTTATTCTAGAGATATAGTTATTATAGATTTAGAATTATAGTATGTAGACATATaagtatagatatatatatgtagctcaTACTTGTTATATAATATACTTGTATACTTTTCAAAGTCCTTTAGTTAAATAACATagatgcaatttattttatatttattcaatttatttacatgttgttaattattaatatatatattttataagttgtcattaattttttaataattatgaaaaaaactttttaataatttaccactaattaaatatatataaaatttattttgacgGTATACAggttttttcggtatataccgaaacagCGGTATATACCGTAGCACGGTATATACCGGTTTTTCggcatataccgcggtatcggtatatatcGGTATACCGCGGTATGAGAAAATTGATACCGTTGccgtaccgaaaattttcggtacggtacaataccgtaccgaaattttcggtataccgaaatttcggtattttcggtattttttcggtacggtaagtgcggtataccgatttttcggtattttgctCCACCCCTATTCTAGATAAGGAGATTAAAAAGAGGattattatgttttaattatgtgtgatctatcaaaattaataaattaattaatacttccTTCAACTTAACTTCTTCTGTTCACTGCAAGACAACAACCATTGTATTTGGCTATTTGCACACTACACCTTAATTTCGGCACACTCTAATGGATTCTGTACTTGCACGCTCTACACTTCAACACAACATTTTAATGGATTAATACTTCTCTCTCGCCTCCCCTTTGATTCCGGCGACCGCAACAGCGAGTAGAGCCAGCCACCGCACCTCCACTCTCAGATCTAGATATTGACGCCGCCCCACGCGTCGGCGACGGTGAAGATGCCGCCACCTCCCTCTACACACGACACCCCCGCTCCAGAAGCCACGACCACCGCCGCTCACGCTCCGGAACTCCAGCCGAAGCTCCCGCAAGCTCTCTTCGCCGCCTCGCTACACACGACGGCCGGAGGCCAGGCTATGTACAGCCGACCTCTGCCCTTCTTTCTTCGTTTGTGACGATCGAGAGCCGCCGATCTCGCGCTCTCTCTTCCCCTCTCAACCGGCAGC includes these proteins:
- the LOC131022417 gene encoding uncharacterized protein LOC131022417, encoding MGSLVGQLALTPKNGHKIWEDPSFIKWRKRDAHVPMHCHESIEGSLKYWYERNKVSILVSKEAVWDDDAVVKAIDCAAYWVKNLPFVKSLSGDWKFFLASNPSDTPSEFYDSSFQDSTWNTMPVPSNWQMHGFDTPIYTNVVYPFPLTPPEVPEDNPTGCYRTYFFLPKEWEGRRIFLHFEAVDSAFFTWVNGHPTGYSQDSRLPAEFEITDFCYPCGSDQKNCLAVQVMRWSDGSYLEDQDHWWLSGIHRDVLLLAKPKVFIADYFFKSSLAEDFSFADIQVEVKIDKSEIKTDSSAESGNFFKISEDKFIASFTVEAEIFDSESWYSSNEHPNLPSTSVARLELTNSVDYYLGFIGYQLKGKLQMPKLWTAEHPNLYTLVVTLKDASGNIVDCESCQVGIRQISKAPKQLLVNGQPVMIRGVNRHEHHPRLGKTNLESCMVQDLIVMKQNNMNAVRNSHYPQHQRWYELCDLFGMYMIDEANIETHGFHLSSNVRHPTSEPIWAASMLDRVIGMVDRDKNHACIISWSLGNESSYGPNHAALAGWVRGKDSTRVLHYEGGGARTSSTDIVCPMYMRVWDMVKIAQDPDELRPLILCEYSHSMGNSTGNIQEYWEAIDSTFGLQGGFIWDWVDQALLKESADGTKHWAYGGDFGDTPNDLNFCLNGLVWPDRSPHPALHEVKFVYQPIKVSLMEGIVKVTNTHFFSTTQDVAFHWVVHGDGSELGSGILSLPTIDPQKSYDMKWEAGPWYDPWCTSDATESFLTITVKLLSSTRWAEAGHIVSSAQVQLPVKQNIVPHIIDANQHALFTQVLDDSIEVNNSKHWGIKFNKQTGVIESWKVDEVLVMSKGIQPCFWRAPTDNDKGGDTESYLSKWKLVKLNDLTFVTESCTVVDVSENLVKIAIVYLSIPNDADKNSCQSEACLFKVDLLYSIYGSGDVVLECHVKPNSDLPPLPRVGIEFHLDKSLDQIQWYGRGPFECYPDRKAAAHVGLYKQDVCSLHVPYIVPVECSGRADVRWVTFQNKNGRGIYASTYGGSPPMQLNASYYGTAELERATHHEKLVKRDDIEVHLDHKHMGIGGDDSWSPCVHEKYLVPAVPYSFTIRLSPLIAPTSGQSIYRSQLQVK